A single window of Dermochelys coriacea isolate rDerCor1 chromosome 14, rDerCor1.pri.v4, whole genome shotgun sequence DNA harbors:
- the LOC119842512 gene encoding olfactory receptor 6B1-like isoform X1, protein MHLRNQTTVTEFILLGFWDLPVLKILLFLMFLVIYMATMVGNILITALVVADQHLHSPMYFFLGNLSCLETCYTSTILPRVLASLLTGDKTISVSGCITQLYFFGSLVATECCLLAAMSYDRYLAICKPLHYSTLMNTRFCLQLAAGSWLNGCLATAIFVLFMSHLIFCGPNEIDHFYCDLIPLIKLSCSDSHLIILLDFVLACVFTLPPFLLTVTSYVCILTTILRIPSTTGRQKAFSTCSSHLIVVTIYYGTLMIVYMLPKRDTLSILNKVLSLCYTVLTPLVNPLIYSLRNREVKEALSKAVSKHVAFRKTCRES, encoded by the exons atgcatttg AGAAACCAAACGACTGTCACAGAATTTATCCTCCTCGGATTCTGGGATCTCCCTGTCCTGaaaattcttctcttcctcatgtTCCTAGTGATCTACATGGCAACCATGGTCGGGAACATCCTCATCACTGCACTAGTTGTGGCTGATCAGCACCTTCATAGccccatgtacttcttcctgggGAACTTGTCCTGCCTGGAGACCTGCTACACCTCGACCATCCTGCCAAGGGTGCTGGCCAGTCTCCTGACTGGGGACAAAACCATCTCAGTCAGTGGCTGTATCACACAACTGTATTTCTTTGGGTCTCTGGTGGCTACGGAATGCTGTCTCCTAGCAGCAATGTCTTATGATCGATATTTAGCGATATGTAAACCCCTGCATTATTCAACTCTTATGAATACCAGGTTTTGCCTTCAGTTGGCGGCTGGGTCATGGTTAAATGGTTGTTTGGCTACTGCAATCTTTGTATTATTCATGTCTCATTTAATATTCTGTGGCCCGAATGAAATTGACCATTTCTATTGTGATCTCATCCCATTGATAAAACTTTCCTGCAGTGACTCACACCTGATCATATTGCTGGATTTCGTACTGGCCTGTGTATTCACCCTGCCTCCATTCCTACTAACAGTGACATCCTATGTGTGTATCCTCACAACCATCCTAAGAATCCCTTCCACCACTGGGAGGCAAAAGGCCTTTTCCACCTGCTCCTCTCACCTCATCGTGGTGACGATTTACTATGGAACCCTAATGATTGTCTACATGCTACCGAAACGCGACACATTAAGCATCCTAAACAAAGTGCTCTCTCTTTGCTACACAGTCCTGACTCCCCTGGTTAACCCactcatctacagcctgagaaacaGAGAGGTCAAGGAAGCCTTGAGCAAAGCAGTCAGTAAACATgtggctttcagaaaaacatgcaGAGAATCCTAG
- the LOC119842511 gene encoding olfactory receptor 10A7-like has product MADTEGGNQTSITRFILLGFGNLPELQSLLFLLFLVICIVTMAGNIFIVVLVVADQHLHTPMYFFLGNLSCLETCYTSTILPRMLASLLTGDRTISVSGCMTQFYFVSFFGATECSLLAAMSYDRYLAICKPLHYAALMNGSLCLQLAAGSWISGLLAGTTPMSFMSQLSFCGPNKIDHFFCESTKIITLSCRDTYQLELVITILATLLTLPPFALTMASYVCIISTILRIPSTIGRQMAFSTCSSHLIVVTVFYGTLIIVYLLPKTNTLRDLNKVFSVCYTILTPMANPFIYSLRNREVKKALRKIANKCLN; this is encoded by the coding sequence ATGGCAGACACAGAAGGGGGAAATCAAACATCCATCACAAGATTCATCCTCCTGGGATTCGGGAATCTCCCTGAGCTGCAGAGCCTTCTCTTCCTGCTATTTCTAGTGATCTGCATAGTGACCATGGCTGGGAACATCTTCATTGTTGTGCTAGTTGTGGCTGATCAGCATcttcacacccccatgtacttcttcctgggGAACTTGTCCTGCTTGGAGACCTGCTACACCTCGACCATCCTGCCCAGGATGCTGGCCAGTCTCCTGACTGGGGACAGAACCATTTCTGTCAGTGGCTGTATgacacaattttattttgttagtttCTTTGGGGCTACAGAATGTTCTCTCTTAGCTGCAATGTCTTATGATCGGTATTTAGCAATATGCAAACCACTGCATTATGCAGCCCTTATGAATGGCAGCTTATGCCTCCAGCTAGCAGCTGGGTCTTGGATAAGTGGGCTTCTGGCTGGCACCACACCAATGTCCTTCATGTCACAATTATCTTTCTGTGGACCCAATAAAATTGATCATTTCTTCTGTGAATCTACAAAAATAATAACTCTCAGCTGCAGAGACACCTACCAGCTAGAGCTTGTCATTACCATCCTGGCTACTTTACTCACTCTGCCCCCATTTGCATTAACCATGGCATCCTACGTTTGTATCATCTCCACCATCCTGAGAATCCCTTCCACCATCGGGAGGCAAATGGCATTTTCTACCTGCTCCTCTCACCTCATTGTAGTGACAGTCTTCTATGGGACTCTAATCATTGTGTATCTGCTACCAAAAACCAACACACTGAGAGACCTGAACAAAGTGTTCTCTGTCTGCTACACAATTCTGACTCCTATGGCCAATCCCTTCATATACAGCCTGAGAAACAGAGAGGTCAAGAAAGCCCTGAGAAAAATTGCCAATAAGTGTCTAaattag
- the LOC119842512 gene encoding olfactory receptor 6B1-like isoform X2, which yields MTDRNQRNQTTVTEFILLGFWDLPVLKILLFLMFLVIYMATMVGNILITALVVADQHLHSPMYFFLGNLSCLETCYTSTILPRVLASLLTGDKTISVSGCITQLYFFGSLVATECCLLAAMSYDRYLAICKPLHYSTLMNTRFCLQLAAGSWLNGCLATAIFVLFMSHLIFCGPNEIDHFYCDLIPLIKLSCSDSHLIILLDFVLACVFTLPPFLLTVTSYVCILTTILRIPSTTGRQKAFSTCSSHLIVVTIYYGTLMIVYMLPKRDTLSILNKVLSLCYTVLTPLVNPLIYSLRNREVKEALSKAVSKHVAFRKTCRES from the coding sequence ATGACAGATAGAAACCAGAGAAACCAAACGACTGTCACAGAATTTATCCTCCTCGGATTCTGGGATCTCCCTGTCCTGaaaattcttctcttcctcatgtTCCTAGTGATCTACATGGCAACCATGGTCGGGAACATCCTCATCACTGCACTAGTTGTGGCTGATCAGCACCTTCATAGccccatgtacttcttcctgggGAACTTGTCCTGCCTGGAGACCTGCTACACCTCGACCATCCTGCCAAGGGTGCTGGCCAGTCTCCTGACTGGGGACAAAACCATCTCAGTCAGTGGCTGTATCACACAACTGTATTTCTTTGGGTCTCTGGTGGCTACGGAATGCTGTCTCCTAGCAGCAATGTCTTATGATCGATATTTAGCGATATGTAAACCCCTGCATTATTCAACTCTTATGAATACCAGGTTTTGCCTTCAGTTGGCGGCTGGGTCATGGTTAAATGGTTGTTTGGCTACTGCAATCTTTGTATTATTCATGTCTCATTTAATATTCTGTGGCCCGAATGAAATTGACCATTTCTATTGTGATCTCATCCCATTGATAAAACTTTCCTGCAGTGACTCACACCTGATCATATTGCTGGATTTCGTACTGGCCTGTGTATTCACCCTGCCTCCATTCCTACTAACAGTGACATCCTATGTGTGTATCCTCACAACCATCCTAAGAATCCCTTCCACCACTGGGAGGCAAAAGGCCTTTTCCACCTGCTCCTCTCACCTCATCGTGGTGACGATTTACTATGGAACCCTAATGATTGTCTACATGCTACCGAAACGCGACACATTAAGCATCCTAAACAAAGTGCTCTCTCTTTGCTACACAGTCCTGACTCCCCTGGTTAACCCactcatctacagcctgagaaacaGAGAGGTCAAGGAAGCCTTGAGCAAAGCAGTCAGTAAACATgtggctttcagaaaaacatgcaGAGAATCCTAG